One window from the genome of Populus alba chromosome 15, ASM523922v2, whole genome shotgun sequence encodes:
- the LOC118062782 gene encoding uncharacterized protein → MEILRASYGDASSDSDSDSSCPPTTKSVPPVSNPKAEAIALPPPPLALLTPSNPLGALDSMLNGQSSRIRSFPHVQGNYALHVYIPVNIPPALKKEVVQFLNRISLVVPGLHVVDADVPLDILCKDDHKLEQVALGREFHISLGRTVPIRVHQIDSVVAMLRQKLQFQKGYWIDFNKWEVFVNDDKTRTFLSLEVVTGGLPEITKQIQSVNDVYKLHNLPEFYKDPRPHISLAWALGDVSDVLKREVVNEMKRSSAGGSILKRVFSCKFSGIECRIGKKTYKISKSLDEK, encoded by the exons ATGGAAATACTGAGAGCTTCATACGGCGACGCATCATCTGATTCAGACTCTGATTCCTCTTGTCCACCAACAACGAAATCAGTCCCTCCTGTTTCGAACCCAAAAGCAGAGGCCATAGCTTTACCGCCGCCTCCTCTCGCACTTCTCACTCCTTCTAATCCTCTCG GTGCATTGGATTCCATGCTAAATGGTCAGTCCAGTCGAATTAGAAGCTTCCCTCATGTTCAAGGCAACTATGCTTTGCACGTCTACATTCCAG TTAATATACCACCTGCGTTGAAGAAGGAAGTGGTTCAGTTCTTGAACAGGATATCATTAGTTGTGCCTGGTCTTCATGTTGTTGATGCCGATGTTCCTCTTGATATTTTATGTAAAGATGATCACAAGCTTGAACAAGTTGCATTAGGCAGAGAGTTCCATATTAGCTTAGGAAGAACTGTGCCGATTCGAGTTCACCAGATTGATTCAGTCGTTGCTATGCTTCGGCAGAAGCTTCAGTTTCAAAAAGG ATATTGGATTGACTTTAATAAGTGGGAAGTTTTTGTTAATGATGACAAGACACGCACCTTTCTTTCACTAGAAGTTGTGACTGGAGGATTACCTGAG ATTACCAAGCAAATTCAGTCTGTTAATGATGTGTATAAGCTCCACAATCTTCCTGAATTTTATAAG GATCCACGCCCTCATATATCGTTGGCTTGGGCATTGGGGGATGTCAGCGATGTCTTAAAGAGAGAAGTTGTAAACGAAATGAAGAGGTCAAGTGCTGGGGGATCAATATTGAAACGTGTATTTAGTTGT